In a single window of the Arachis hypogaea cultivar Tifrunner chromosome 6, arahy.Tifrunner.gnm2.J5K5, whole genome shotgun sequence genome:
- the LOC112696372 gene encoding protein disulfide-isomerase LQY1, chloroplastic isoform X2 — MAIAPSPSSVCVPGCRLPLHSSFLSYPLNSFSPSPASTRIQAKPIRAELDQNTVVAITVGVVSVAVGIGIPVFYESQIDNAKRENTQPCFPCNGSGAQKCRFCLGTGNVTVELGGDQKEVSRCINCDGAGSLTCTTCQGSGIQPRYLDRREFKDDD, encoded by the exons atggcaatagctccttctccttcttctgttTGTGTCCCTGGCTGCCGCTTGCCTCTGCATTCTTCTTTCCTCTCTTACCCTCTCAACTCCTTCTCTCCCTCaccagcttcaacaagaattcaaGCAAAACCCATTAGAGCTGAACTTGATCAAAACACG GTAGTGGCTATAACGGTTGGTGTTGTGAGTGTTGCAGTGGGGATTGGCATTCCGGTCTTCTATGAGTCTCAAATCGATAAT GCTAAGAGAGAAAACACGCAACCCTGCTTCCCATGCAATGGCTCTGGTGCTC AGAAATGTAGATTTTGTTTGGGGACAGGAAATGTGACAGTTGAACTTGGTGGCGATCAGAAGGAGGTCTCGCGGTGCATAAATTGTGACGGTGCTGGTTCACTCACATGCACCACTTGTCAAGGATCCGGAATCCAACCTCGTTACCTTGACCGCAG GGAATTCAAAGATGATGACTGA
- the LOC112696372 gene encoding protein disulfide-isomerase LQY1, chloroplastic isoform X1, translating into MAIAPSPSSVCVPGCRLPLHSSFLSYPLNSFSPSPASTRIQAKPIRAELDQNTVVAITVGVVSVAVGIGIPVFYESQIDNAAKRENTQPCFPCNGSGAQKCRFCLGTGNVTVELGGDQKEVSRCINCDGAGSLTCTTCQGSGIQPRYLDRREFKDDD; encoded by the exons atggcaatagctccttctccttcttctgttTGTGTCCCTGGCTGCCGCTTGCCTCTGCATTCTTCTTTCCTCTCTTACCCTCTCAACTCCTTCTCTCCCTCaccagcttcaacaagaattcaaGCAAAACCCATTAGAGCTGAACTTGATCAAAACACG GTAGTGGCTATAACGGTTGGTGTTGTGAGTGTTGCAGTGGGGATTGGCATTCCGGTCTTCTATGAGTCTCAAATCGATAATGCT GCTAAGAGAGAAAACACGCAACCCTGCTTCCCATGCAATGGCTCTGGTGCTC AGAAATGTAGATTTTGTTTGGGGACAGGAAATGTGACAGTTGAACTTGGTGGCGATCAGAAGGAGGTCTCGCGGTGCATAAATTGTGACGGTGCTGGTTCACTCACATGCACCACTTGTCAAGGATCCGGAATCCAACCTCGTTACCTTGACCGCAG GGAATTCAAAGATGATGACTGA